From the genome of Malus domestica chromosome 04, GDT2T_hap1, one region includes:
- the LOC103423403 gene encoding protein NRT1/ PTR FAMILY 5.6 — MEERRGAKSSKVIEDEEKWVYDSSLDHKGNIPIRASTGVWKASLFIVAIEFSERLSYFGIATSLILYLTRVLHDDLKTAAKSVNYWSGVTTLIPLFGGFIADAYLGRFKTVLFSSIIYLMGLILLCMSWFLPSLRPCDTKTCHEPRKIHEVVFFLAIYLVSIGTGGHKPALESFGADQFDDDHSEERKQKMSFFNWWNFGLCCGLLLGVTVVVYVQDHVSWGVADIVLTAVMAVSLAIFIIGRRNYRYRKPTGSPLTPMLQVLVAAIAKRSLPHPSDPAQLYEISKSEKVNGRLLCHTEKLKFLDKAAIISAQNLTEKPSPWRLATVTKVEEMKLVLNLIPIWLATLPFGVCVAQTSTFFIKQSATMNREVANGFEVPPASIYAIAAIGMIVSVTLYEKLLVPILRRTTRNERGINILQRIGIGMIFSIATMIAAALVEKKRLGFVKSDPIKGSYSMSVLWLAPQFLIIGFGDGFTLVGLQEYFYDQVPDSMRSLGIALYLSVIGAGNFLSSLLITAVDHITDNVGKSWFGKDLNSSRLDRFYWLLACVAAANLCVYVFVAQRYSYKSVQKVAVADSYEDEPENGGPIP; from the exons ATGGAAGAAAGAAGGGGAGCAAAGTCGAGCAAAGTTATTGAAGATGAGGAGAAATGGGTTTATGATTCTTCCCTGGATCATAAAGGAAACATTCCTATCCGAGCTTCAACTGGTGTTTGGAAAGCCTCTCTCTTTATTGTAG CAATCGAGTTCAGTGAGAGATTGAGCTACTTTGGAATAGCAACTAGCTTAATTCTTTACCTCACCAGAGTACTGCATGACGACCTCAAGACCGCAGCAAAAAGTGTCAATTACTGGTCTGGTGTCACCACACTGATTCCGCTATTTGGAGGCTTCATAGCTGATGCTTACTTGGGGCGCTTCAAAACAGTTCTCTTTTCATCCATCATTTACCTCATG GGTTTGATTCTTCTGTGCATGTCCTGGTTCTTACCCAGCTTGAGGCCTTGTGATACAAAAACATGTCATGAACCCAGAAAAATACATGAAGTTGTGTTTTTCCTCGCAATCTACTTAGTTTCTATAGGGACTGGGGGTCATAAGCCTGCCCTGGAAAGCTTCGGAGCTGACCAATTCGATGACGATCACAGTGAAGAAAGGAAGCAAAAGATGTCCTTTTTCAATTGGTGGAATTTTGGGCTTTGTTGTGGGCTTTTACTTGGGGTAACCGTGGTTGTGTATGTGCAAGACCATGTGAGTTGGGGTGTTGCTGATATTGTTCTCACTGCAGTCATGGCTGTATCACTTGCTATCTTCATAATTGGAAGGCGGAATTACCGTTATCGGAAACCAACTGGAAGCCCGTTGACACCAATGTTGCAGGTTCTTGTAGCTGCTATTGCTAAGAGAAGTCTGCCTCACCCTTCTGACCCTGCTCAATTGTATGAAATCTCCAAATCGGAAAAGGTCAATGGGAGGCTTCTGTGCCACACCGAGAAGCTCAA ATTTCTTGACAAGGCGGCAATCATAAGTGCGCAAAACTTGACCGAGAAGCCAAGTCCTTGGAGACTAGCAACTGTGACCAAGGTGGAGGAGATGAAACTTGTTCTAAACTTGATCCCCATTTGGCTAGCAACTCTACCATTTGGAGTTTGTGTAGCACAAACCTCTACATTCTTCATCAAACAAAGTGCCACCATGAACAGAGAGGTTGCAAATGGTTTTGAGGTCCCCCCTGCCTCAATCTACGCAATCGCCGCCATTGGAATGATCGTCTCTGTCACATTATACGAAAAACTCCTCGTCCCGATTCTAAGAAGGACAACCAGAAACGAAAGAGGAATCAACATCCTCCAAAGGATTGGAATCGGAATGATTTTCTCCATCGCTACGATGATAGCAGCTGCATTGGTGGAGAAGAAACGACTAGGGTTTGTCAAAAGTGACCCAATAAAAGGTTCGTATTCCATGAGCGTGTTGTGGTTGGCACCACAATTTTTGATCATTGGGTTTGGAGATGGGTTTACTCTTGTGGGGTTGCAGGAGTATTTTTACGACCAAGTTCCGGACTCCATGAGAAGCTTAGGCATTGCTTTATACCTCAGTGTGATCGGAGCTGGGAACTTCCTTAGCAGCCTTTTGATCACGGCCGTTGATCACATCACGGACAATGTAGGGAAGAGTTGGTTCGGGAAGGATTTGAATAGCAGTCGATTGGACAGGTTTTATTGGCTCCTGGCTTGCGTGGCTGCTGCAAATCTGTGTGTTTATGTTTTCGTGGCTCAGCGTTATTCTTACAAGAGCGTCCAGAAGGTGGCTGTGGCTGATAGCTATGAAGATGAACCGGAAAATGGAGGCCCGATCCCATGA